A region from the Calditrichota bacterium genome encodes:
- a CDS encoding DUF86 domain-containing protein has translation MRKDDAYLLDMLIAARDAVTFVTDLTQEQFQASRVHQLAVLKALETIGEAAARLTEETRSAHPQIPWPEIIGMRHRLVHGYFEVDLVKVWDTVQEDLPPLIAALETIVPPEGG, from the coding sequence ATGCGGAAGGATGACGCCTATTTGCTGGACATGTTGATTGCGGCTCGCGACGCAGTCACTTTCGTCACCGACCTGACCCAAGAGCAATTCCAGGCCAGTCGCGTGCATCAGTTGGCGGTGCTAAAAGCCCTCGAAACCATCGGCGAGGCCGCCGCGAGACTTACAGAAGAGACCAGATCGGCACACCCGCAAATTCCCTGGCCGGAAATCATCGGTATGCGGCATCGTCTCGTTCATGGATATTTCGAAGTAGATTTAGTGAAGGTATGGGATACAGTCCAGGAGGATCTCCCACCTCTGATTGCCGCGCTGGAAACTATCGTACCGCCGGAGGGAGGCTGA
- a CDS encoding nucleotidyltransferase family protein: MMKNIQIDRERLAAFCRRHHIRSLAFFGSVLTDDFRPDSDVDVLVEFLPDATPTLFDLVRMQEELKGILGREVDLIEKKSIEQSRNYLRREAILSTAEVIYAEG, encoded by the coding sequence ATGATGAAGAACATCCAGATTGACCGGGAACGTCTGGCGGCCTTCTGTCGGCGTCATCATATCCGCTCCCTGGCCTTCTTTGGTTCGGTACTCACAGACGATTTTCGTCCGGACAGCGACGTGGATGTCCTCGTGGAATTTCTGCCCGATGCCACTCCAACCCTGTTTGACCTCGTGCGAATGCAAGAGGAATTAAAAGGCATCTTGGGGCGAGAGGTGGATTTGATCGAGAAGAAGAGCATTGAGCAAAGCCGCAATTACTTGCGCCGAGAGGCAATCTTGAGCACCGCGGAGGTAATCTATGCGGAAGGATGA
- a CDS encoding DEAD/DEAH box helicase family protein, with the protein MAQATIDRLIVNSPYEEPRYHWRYDRATKLFDLVEGRRPAGYVVATPGSKSFDDPGIFVEIPLVNQIRPRVKAWRQAGHPGVTSITKRLLEHWTDPENFDRRRFFFCQLEAIETLIWLTEATPAERTGIEIPGDGGQFIRQCCKMATGSGKTIVMAMVIAWQILNKVANPQDARFSKNVLVIAPGLTVKKRLEVLYPTAEGNYYEAFDIVPSALLDKLRQGRVLVRNWHALAWESEEQLQRKRSVDKRGPKSDEAYTREVLGEMANARNILVINDEAHHAWRVNPEAIGKYQRQRDLKDSATEATVWIGGLDRLHRSRGILKCYDFSATPFAPSGKQSSEEALFGWIVSDFGLNDAIESGLVKTPRVVIRDDAVPDARTYRSRLYHIYNDPDVKDDLNRSAEPHEALPDLVLNAYYLLGYDWRETLEAWQAAGLPTPPVMITVCNRTETAARVKHAFDSKRIHIDELCDPERILHIDSKVLAEAEAKEEPVAPISAESNEEDEEPIEEAEPISPKLTKAQQAELLRQMVDTVGKVGQPGEKIQNVISVGMLSEGWDAKTVTHIMGLRAFTSQLLCEQVVGRGLRRTSYEVNQETGLFEPEYVNIFGVPFTFLPHEGGGDGPPPPPRTNPPVEPNPAKAEFEIRWPNVVRIERVFQPVLKLDRSRVRPLELDAARTAQLAELAPILEGKPDVTKINRIELERLAREFRTQRIIFETARDVFDQMKHTWKGSREVLLAQLVRIVEEFIRSDRIRITPSLFNQDELRRRLIITLNMSRVVQHVWEAVRQENTELLVPVFDRDHPIRSTGEMRTWYTGKPHETTKKSHINVCVYDSTWEASDAFALENSDAVAAWVKNDHLGFEIAYLYQGVVRKYRPDFLVRLTNGEMLILETKGEEDEQDRVKHRYLDEWVQAVNDHGGFGRWRWAVVRHPGEIQDVILKGEGAKTGT; encoded by the coding sequence ATGGCGCAAGCGACCATTGACCGCCTGATCGTCAATTCCCCCTACGAGGAGCCGCGCTACCACTGGCGCTACGACCGGGCCACCAAACTATTTGACCTCGTGGAGGGTCGTCGCCCGGCAGGCTATGTAGTGGCAACGCCTGGGTCCAAATCCTTTGACGACCCCGGCATCTTTGTCGAGATTCCGCTGGTCAATCAGATCCGCCCTCGCGTCAAGGCCTGGCGCCAGGCGGGCCATCCTGGCGTCACCAGCATCACCAAGCGCCTGCTCGAACATTGGACCGACCCCGAAAATTTCGACCGGCGGCGTTTCTTCTTCTGCCAGTTAGAGGCCATCGAAACGCTCATCTGGCTGACCGAGGCCACCCCCGCCGAGCGCACCGGCATCGAAATTCCCGGCGACGGCGGCCAGTTCATCCGTCAATGCTGCAAGATGGCGACCGGCTCCGGCAAGACCATCGTCATGGCGATGGTCATCGCCTGGCAGATTCTGAACAAGGTCGCCAATCCGCAGGATGCCCGTTTCTCCAAAAACGTGCTGGTCATCGCGCCGGGGCTGACGGTCAAAAAACGCCTGGAAGTGCTTTACCCTACGGCGGAGGGCAACTACTACGAAGCCTTCGACATCGTCCCCTCGGCTCTGCTGGACAAACTGCGTCAGGGGCGGGTGCTGGTGCGCAACTGGCACGCCCTGGCCTGGGAAAGCGAAGAACAACTACAGCGCAAGCGCAGCGTGGATAAACGCGGCCCCAAGAGCGACGAAGCCTACACCCGCGAGGTGCTGGGCGAGATGGCCAATGCCCGCAACATCCTGGTCATCAACGACGAGGCGCATCACGCCTGGCGTGTGAACCCGGAGGCGATCGGCAAGTACCAGCGTCAGCGCGACTTGAAGGACAGCGCCACCGAGGCGACGGTATGGATCGGTGGGCTGGACCGGCTACACCGTTCTCGCGGTATCTTGAAGTGTTACGACTTCTCCGCCACGCCGTTTGCGCCCTCGGGAAAGCAGAGCAGCGAGGAGGCGCTCTTCGGCTGGATCGTCAGCGACTTTGGGCTGAACGACGCCATCGAATCGGGCCTGGTCAAGACCCCGCGCGTCGTCATCCGCGACGACGCCGTCCCCGACGCCCGCACCTACCGCTCGCGCCTCTACCACATCTACAACGACCCGGACGTGAAAGACGACCTGAACCGCAGCGCTGAACCGCACGAAGCGCTGCCCGACCTGGTGCTGAACGCCTACTACCTGCTCGGCTACGACTGGCGCGAGACGCTCGAGGCCTGGCAGGCAGCCGGTCTGCCCACCCCGCCGGTGATGATCACCGTTTGCAACCGTACCGAGACAGCGGCGCGGGTAAAACACGCCTTCGATTCCAAGCGCATTCATATTGACGAGCTGTGCGACCCGGAACGCATCCTGCATATCGACTCGAAGGTGCTGGCCGAGGCCGAGGCGAAGGAGGAGCCGGTCGCGCCGATAAGCGCAGAGAGTAACGAGGAGGATGAAGAGCCAATTGAAGAGGCTGAGCCAATCAGCCCAAAACTGACAAAAGCCCAACAGGCCGAACTGCTCCGGCAAATGGTAGATACCGTCGGCAAAGTCGGTCAGCCGGGCGAGAAAATCCAAAACGTCATCTCGGTCGGCATGCTCTCCGAGGGCTGGGACGCCAAGACGGTGACGCACATCATGGGCTTGCGCGCCTTCACGTCGCAGCTTCTGTGCGAGCAGGTGGTAGGACGAGGATTACGGCGCACGTCATACGAGGTGAACCAGGAAACGGGACTTTTCGAGCCGGAGTATGTGAACATCTTCGGTGTGCCCTTCACCTTTCTGCCGCACGAAGGGGGAGGAGACGGCCCACCTCCACCGCCTCGGACGAACCCGCCCGTCGAACCCAATCCAGCCAAGGCGGAGTTCGAAATCCGGTGGCCGAATGTCGTGCGAATCGAGCGCGTATTTCAGCCGGTGCTCAAGCTGGATCGGTCGCGGGTCCGTCCGCTGGAGCTTGACGCGGCCCGGACCGCTCAACTAGCCGAGCTGGCGCCGATTCTCGAAGGCAAGCCGGACGTCACCAAGATCAACCGCATCGAATTGGAACGGTTGGCACGCGAGTTCCGCACCCAGCGGATCATCTTCGAAACGGCACGGGATGTGTTCGACCAGATGAAACACACCTGGAAAGGGAGCCGCGAGGTGTTGCTGGCGCAATTGGTGCGGATCGTGGAGGAGTTCATCCGCTCCGATCGCATTCGCATCACCCCGTCGCTCTTTAATCAGGACGAACTGCGCCGCCGGCTGATCATCACGCTCAACATGTCGCGGGTGGTACAGCATGTGTGGGAGGCGGTACGGCAGGAGAACACCGAGCTGCTTGTCCCGGTCTTTGATCGAGACCATCCGATCCGTTCCACAGGCGAGATGCGCACCTGGTACACAGGCAAGCCTCATGAAACGACAAAGAAGTCCCACATCAATGTTTGTGTGTACGACAGCACCTGGGAGGCCTCCGATGCCTTTGCCCTGGAAAACAGCGACGCCGTTGCCGCCTGGGTCAAGAATGACCATCTCGGTTTCGAGATCGCCTATCTCTACCAGGGCGTGGTGCGCAAATATCGGCCCGATTTCCTCGTGCGGCTGACCAATGGCGAGATGCTCATCCTGGAAACCAAAGGCGAAGAGGACGAGCAGGATCGCGTCAAACACCGCTATCTCGATGAGTGGGTGCAGGCGGTCAATGACCACGGCGGCTTTGGTCGTTGGCGCTGGGCGGTAGTACGACACCCTGGCGAAATTCAGGACGTGATCCTGAAAGGTGAGGGCGCGAAAACGGGTACCTAA
- the pbpC gene encoding penicillin-binding protein 1C, translating to MKSWVARGGAGVLALMALALLVSPLPRDLAERKSGSSLRLTDRQGRLLQERVLGSGGRGQWVELREVSPYLVQATIAVEDHRFFQHWGVDPLAVMRAARQALGARRVVSGASTLTQQLARAVYHLPRRWWAKPVEMALALKLELALSKEEILTQYLNRVPYGNGTVGAEAAARLYFAKPALHLSLAEAALLAGLPQAPARYDPYRNYGAAKRRQELVLRAMLRCGAIDSARFAEARAAELTFSPAERSLAAPHFCDWLLVNRKALHLPEAGTVRTTIDLSLQQKLELLLRSHVRLLADKNVTNAAAVVLDNRDATLLAMVGSADYFDELNHGQVNGCLSLRQPGSTIKPFTYGLALEHGHTAADILPDIETHAATAGGDFRVHNYDRLFHGPVRLRVALACSYNVPAVRLLEELGTELLLTKLRAAGFASLTKPATYYGLGLTLGNGEVSLLELTRAYCALACGGILRREKVLLGQQGADSSRIFSPQVAYLLTHILADREARVGAFGEGNALELPFPCAAKTGTSKDYRDNWAVGYTTRYTVGVWVGNFSGEAMHKVSGITGAGLLFRDIMLLLHRESWPEPFVAPPGLTEREICARSGELPGPYCRGTVREVFIAGTEPTRTCAVHQPFVVHHQENGAGGRAELRVYEVWPALYESWLVEAGVPRPPRASLGQKPEGSSLDRQLPVITFPDNGDIYKIDPVLRPEYQTLSLEAVLPQGVKTVSWWVNDSLLCTVAHPFRARWRLVPGRHCFQVKAETEHGVVASRPVHILVL from the coding sequence TTGAAAAGTTGGGTGGCACGGGGCGGGGCGGGCGTCCTGGCATTGATGGCCCTGGCGCTGCTCGTCAGCCCGCTGCCACGGGACTTGGCGGAGCGGAAGAGCGGCAGCAGCCTGCGTCTCACCGACCGCCAGGGCAGGCTGCTCCAGGAGCGCGTGCTCGGCTCTGGCGGGCGCGGGCAGTGGGTCGAACTGCGCGAGGTCTCGCCGTACCTGGTTCAGGCGACGATTGCGGTGGAAGACCATCGCTTCTTTCAGCACTGGGGCGTCGATCCGCTGGCGGTGATGCGCGCGGCGAGGCAAGCGCTCGGCGCCCGGCGCGTCGTGTCCGGCGCATCCACTCTCACGCAACAACTGGCCCGGGCGGTGTACCACCTTCCTCGCCGCTGGTGGGCAAAGCCCGTGGAAATGGCCTTGGCCCTCAAATTGGAGTTAGCCCTCAGCAAGGAGGAGATACTCACCCAGTACCTGAATCGCGTGCCGTACGGCAACGGAACCGTCGGTGCGGAGGCTGCTGCCCGGCTCTACTTCGCCAAGCCAGCCCTGCACCTCAGCTTGGCGGAGGCGGCGCTCCTTGCTGGACTGCCCCAGGCGCCAGCCAGGTATGACCCATATCGAAACTACGGCGCAGCTAAGCGCCGCCAGGAGCTTGTGCTGCGGGCGATGCTGCGCTGCGGAGCCATTGACAGCGCCCGGTTTGCTGAGGCCCGCGCCGCAGAGCTCACCTTCAGCCCTGCGGAACGCTCCCTTGCTGCCCCGCACTTCTGCGACTGGCTGCTCGTCAACCGCAAGGCCCTCCACCTGCCCGAGGCGGGCACCGTGCGGACAACCATCGACCTCTCTTTGCAGCAGAAGCTCGAGCTGCTGCTGCGCAGCCACGTGCGGCTGCTGGCCGACAAGAACGTCACCAATGCTGCGGCTGTGGTGCTGGACAACCGGGACGCCACGCTACTGGCCATGGTCGGCTCGGCCGACTACTTTGACGAGCTGAACCACGGGCAAGTGAACGGCTGCCTTTCCCTGCGCCAGCCAGGTTCTACCATCAAGCCGTTCACCTATGGCTTGGCGCTCGAACATGGCCACACCGCCGCCGATATTCTGCCGGACATCGAGACCCACGCAGCCACCGCCGGAGGCGATTTTCGCGTCCACAACTACGATCGTCTCTTCCATGGGCCGGTGCGCCTGCGTGTGGCTCTGGCCTGTTCCTACAATGTGCCGGCCGTGCGCCTGCTGGAGGAGCTGGGCACCGAGCTCCTCCTGACGAAGCTGCGTGCCGCAGGCTTTGCCAGCCTCACCAAGCCGGCCACTTACTACGGCCTGGGGTTGACGCTGGGCAACGGCGAAGTGTCACTGCTGGAGCTCACGCGGGCCTACTGCGCTCTGGCTTGTGGCGGCATACTGCGCCGGGAAAAGGTGTTGCTCGGCCAGCAAGGTGCCGATTCCTCGAGGATCTTCTCCCCGCAAGTGGCCTACCTCCTGACGCACATCTTGGCCGACCGTGAGGCGCGGGTCGGGGCCTTTGGCGAGGGAAACGCCTTGGAACTGCCCTTCCCCTGTGCGGCAAAAACGGGGACTTCTAAGGACTATCGGGACAATTGGGCAGTCGGCTACACCACGCGCTACACCGTGGGCGTCTGGGTGGGGAACTTTAGCGGCGAGGCGATGCACAAGGTGTCGGGAATCACCGGGGCCGGACTCCTCTTCCGCGACATCATGCTCCTTCTCCACCGCGAAAGCTGGCCAGAGCCCTTTGTCGCGCCGCCTGGTCTGACGGAGCGGGAAATCTGCGCGCGCTCCGGGGAATTGCCTGGCCCCTACTGCCGGGGCACGGTGCGGGAGGTGTTTATCGCCGGCACAGAACCCACTCGTACGTGCGCCGTCCATCAGCCATTTGTGGTGCACCACCAGGAGAATGGAGCAGGGGGCCGCGCCGAACTGCGGGTGTATGAGGTCTGGCCAGCTCTTTACGAGAGTTGGCTGGTGGAGGCAGGCGTGCCCAGGCCACCGCGCGCTTCGCTAGGCCAGAAGCCGGAGGGTTCTTCCCTTGACCGGCAACTCCCAGTCATCACCTTCCCTGACAACGGCGACATCTACAAGATCGACCCGGTGCTCCGGCCCGAGTATCAGACCCTGTCCCTCGAAGCGGTGCTTCCCCAGGGCGTGAAGACTGTCTCCTGGTGGGTGAACGACTCCCTCTTGTGCACGGTGGCCCATCCCTTCCGCGCGCGCTGGCGACTCGTGCCAGGCAGGCACTGCTTCCAGGTCAAAGCGGAGACCGAGCACGGCGTGGTAGCCAGCCGCCCTGTGCACATCCTGGTGCTGTGA
- a CDS encoding serine hydrolase, protein MATRLWLILLGTTCAAALSCTPWTCSSESIPKEATREALQEPQPWAPLQELLCTAAQQALTECDNPKAEGGSLWATLIDLRDPHLPKLASYHGNEKVYPASVIKAFYMVAVFHQVQQGMLRLDRALRRDLELMIGISDNQATNRIVDRLTNTAAGDSLDGIAFEEFAYKRAWMNRYFRSIGFDSVNACQKTWDGDPFGRDLQLLGPPEGPNYLNSNKLTTDETALLLYLIDQRKVVSRQACAAMFKLMKRKPDPDDQFLAGVLPKGARLWSKQGLVESKRHDAGIIQLPNGARFILVVFTDKSAGDCDLLRRFARKVVSFYAGESPTEPGG, encoded by the coding sequence GTGGCCACACGGCTTTGGCTAATCCTTTTGGGGACCACCTGCGCGGCTGCGCTCTCCTGCACCCCGTGGACTTGCTCTTCCGAGAGCATTCCCAAGGAGGCGACCAGAGAGGCGCTGCAGGAGCCACAACCATGGGCTCCTTTGCAGGAGCTGTTGTGCACAGCGGCCCAGCAGGCACTGACGGAGTGTGACAACCCTAAGGCCGAGGGAGGCAGCCTGTGGGCCACGCTGATCGATCTCAGGGACCCACACCTTCCCAAGTTGGCGTCCTATCACGGGAACGAGAAGGTCTACCCGGCGAGCGTCATCAAGGCCTTCTACATGGTGGCGGTGTTCCACCAGGTGCAACAGGGTATGCTCCGCTTGGATCGCGCGTTACGTCGCGACCTGGAGCTCATGATCGGGATCAGCGACAACCAGGCCACCAACCGCATCGTGGACCGCCTGACGAACACCGCCGCGGGAGACTCGCTGGATGGCATCGCCTTTGAGGAATTCGCCTACAAGCGCGCGTGGATGAACCGCTACTTTCGCAGCATAGGGTTCGACAGCGTCAATGCCTGCCAGAAGACCTGGGACGGCGATCCATTTGGTCGGGACCTGCAGCTCCTCGGGCCGCCGGAGGGCCCGAATTACCTCAACAGCAATAAGCTGACCACCGACGAGACAGCGTTGCTCCTCTATCTCATTGACCAGCGCAAGGTGGTGAGCCGGCAGGCCTGTGCAGCCATGTTCAAGCTGATGAAGCGCAAGCCCGATCCCGACGACCAATTCCTTGCCGGTGTCCTGCCCAAAGGCGCCCGGCTGTGGTCCAAGCAGGGCCTGGTGGAAAGCAAGCGCCACGATGCCGGGATTATCCAACTGCCGAACGGCGCCCGCTTCATCTTGGTCGTCTTTACGGACAAGTCGGCAGGTGATTGCGATCTCTTGCGCCGTTTCGCCCGCAAGGTGGTCAGTTTTTACGCCGGAGAAAGCCCAACAGAACCCGGCGGCTAA
- a CDS encoding PepSY-like domain-containing protein, whose amino-acid sequence MRQFIVPVSILASFVCLGILACAQETPVTQDMIPKAVREALLAKFPDAKIEKCTRAKEGGAVVYDIEFKEGDRKCEADIREDGTYINYEKAIEAGDLPAAVRQAIEQRYPKSTLKEVMEETEVKGAEERLSAYEVVLTTAEHKEVEVRVAPQGKILEQTGAERTKDQK is encoded by the coding sequence ATGCGACAGTTCATCGTGCCTGTCTCTATTCTCGCGTCGTTCGTATGTCTTGGGATTCTGGCCTGCGCCCAGGAGACCCCGGTCACACAGGATATGATCCCTAAGGCAGTGAGGGAGGCCCTGTTGGCCAAGTTCCCGGACGCGAAAATCGAAAAGTGCACCAGGGCTAAGGAAGGCGGGGCCGTCGTCTACGACATCGAATTCAAAGAGGGCGACCGCAAGTGCGAGGCGGACATCAGGGAGGACGGGACCTACATCAACTACGAGAAGGCCATCGAGGCAGGGGACCTCCCCGCGGCCGTCCGCCAGGCCATCGAGCAGCGCTATCCCAAGTCCACCTTGAAGGAAGTGATGGAAGAAACCGAGGTCAAGGGGGCAGAGGAGAGGCTCTCCGCCTACGAGGTGGTGCTCACTACGGCCGAGCACAAAGAGGTGGAAGTGCGGGTAGCTCCTCAGGGCAAGATCCTCGAGCAAACCGGGGCGGAGAGGACCAAAGACCAGAAGTGA